The proteins below are encoded in one region of Caballeronia sp. SL2Y3:
- a CDS encoding N-acetyltransferase, with protein sequence MSDVSVSVTDWIDESFEDEVAGGLAAFNAAQLGPSGHRDLAVSLYVDDAFVGGLAGFTAWNWLFVKWLWIREDARGRGLATRALEAAEAEAKKRGCGAAWLDTLNPQARDLYARCGYQTFGELPGFHGERSRYFMQKRF encoded by the coding sequence ATGAGCGACGTAAGCGTGTCCGTCACCGACTGGATCGACGAATCGTTCGAAGACGAAGTCGCGGGCGGGCTCGCCGCGTTCAATGCGGCGCAGCTGGGACCGAGCGGTCATCGCGATCTCGCCGTGTCGCTCTACGTGGACGACGCGTTCGTCGGCGGACTCGCGGGCTTCACCGCGTGGAACTGGCTCTTCGTCAAATGGCTTTGGATACGCGAGGACGCGCGCGGCCGCGGCCTCGCCACGCGCGCCCTCGAAGCGGCGGAAGCGGAAGCGAAAAAGCGCGGCTGCGGCGCCGCGTGGCTGGATACGCTCAATCCGCAGGCGCGCGATCTCTACGCGCGCTGCGGCTATCAGACATTCGGCGAGCTGCCGGGCTTTCACGGCGAACGGTCGCGCTACTTCATGCAAAAGCGCTTCTAA
- a CDS encoding GlxA family transcriptional regulator, giving the protein MSPSDPTPRDVDVLAFPDVQLLDVAGPLQVFASANELAVAAGMPRPYRARVVMPGAAATASAGLGLVGHPLPAADAPCDTLIVAGGWGVHGAVRDAALVDWLRERARHARRTASVCTGAFLLAAAGLLNERRAVTHWTRCDELAARFPAVRVESDPIFIRDGAVWTSAGVTAGIDLALALVEDDLGRALALDVARHLVVFLKRPGGQAQFSAALSLQKAGDRFGELHAWIAENLAADLSVATLAARVGMSERSFVRHYRAQTGMTPARSIERMRLEAARRLLGDTALPVKRVAARCGFGTEETMRRGFLRSLGVSPQAYRERFAGSGASAG; this is encoded by the coding sequence ATGAGCCCTTCCGATCCGACGCCGCGCGACGTCGACGTTCTCGCCTTTCCCGACGTGCAACTGCTCGATGTCGCCGGGCCGCTCCAAGTGTTCGCGTCGGCGAACGAGCTGGCCGTGGCGGCGGGCATGCCGCGGCCGTATCGCGCGCGGGTGGTCATGCCCGGCGCGGCGGCGACGGCTTCGGCGGGCCTCGGCCTCGTCGGGCACCCGCTGCCGGCGGCTGACGCGCCGTGCGACACGCTAATCGTCGCGGGCGGCTGGGGCGTGCATGGCGCGGTGCGCGACGCCGCGCTCGTCGACTGGCTGCGCGAACGCGCGAGGCATGCGCGGCGCACGGCGTCCGTATGCACCGGCGCGTTTCTGCTCGCGGCGGCGGGCCTTCTCAACGAGCGCCGCGCCGTCACGCACTGGACCCGCTGCGACGAGCTTGCCGCGCGCTTTCCGGCCGTGCGCGTGGAATCCGATCCCATCTTCATTCGCGACGGCGCCGTCTGGACATCGGCCGGCGTGACGGCGGGCATCGATCTGGCGCTGGCGCTCGTCGAGGACGATCTCGGGCGCGCGCTCGCGCTCGACGTGGCGCGTCATCTCGTCGTGTTTCTGAAGCGTCCCGGCGGGCAGGCGCAGTTCAGCGCCGCGCTCTCGTTGCAGAAAGCGGGCGACCGCTTCGGCGAGCTGCACGCGTGGATCGCCGAGAATCTGGCGGCGGATCTCTCGGTCGCGACGCTCGCCGCGCGCGTCGGCATGAGCGAGCGCAGCTTCGTGCGCCATTACCGCGCGCAAACCGGCATGACGCCTGCGCGCTCCATCGAACGGATGCGGCTGGAAGCCGCGCGGCGTCTTCTGGGCGATACCGCGCTGCCCGTCAAGCGCGTGGCGGCACGCTGCGGCTTCGGCACCGAGGAAACCATGCGGCGGGGCTTTCTGCGCTCGCTCGGCGTGTCGCCGCAGGCCTACCGCGAACGTTTTGCAGGAAGCGGCGCGTCCGCTGGCTGA
- a CDS encoding DUF2795 domain-containing protein yields the protein MSQHPAQSQNQRHLDEPGPDAIVRALKGAEYPMHKEKLLALAKSNGADGEVLAVLRKLADRNYDSDSAVLREAARAE from the coding sequence ATGTCACAACATCCCGCGCAGTCGCAGAATCAGCGGCATCTGGATGAGCCGGGGCCGGACGCGATCGTGCGTGCGCTCAAGGGCGCGGAATATCCGATGCACAAAGAGAAGCTGCTGGCGCTGGCTAAAAGCAACGGCGCGGACGGTGAAGTGCTGGCCGTGCTCAGAAAACTCGCCGATCGCAATTACGACAGTGACTCCGCCGTGCTGCGCGAAGCAGCGCGCGCCGAATGA
- a CDS encoding adenosylcobalamin-dependent ribonucleoside-diphosphate reductase, whose product MAEDNPSTALAPQQFSIDVMLEKYAKGDETRVDDIYRRVARGVALAEPPEERAKIEAEFVDNFKRGALGAGRIMSAAGAGIDATLINCFVQPVGDAIQGVDDNGLPGIYVALLQAAETMRRGGGVGYNFSAIRPRGARVHSTGSAASGPCSYMDVFDASCRTVESAGSRRGAQMGILDCTHPDLLEFIAAKHTKGRWNNFNVSVAVTDEFMQAVADDAIWQLVHKAEPSPAQRASADIRQREDGLWVYREVRAREVWDTIMRSTYDVAEPGVVFISRMNDDNNLRSLEAIRATNPCGEQPLPAYGCCNLGPLNLTRFVSEPFAQMRGGAPRFDWDGLARTTRTQVRFLDDVLDVTLWPLPEQAREAQAKRRIGVGFTGLGDTLVMLGLRYDSQEGRDFAARIGRTMRDEAYRASVQLARERGAFPLFDARRYLEEGTFASRLPDDITSAIRAHGIRNSHLLSIAPTGTVSLAFADNASNGIEPAFSWTYQRTKRMADGSRQSFAVEDHAYRLYREMGGDVNALPDYFVSALDMSAHDHLEMMAAVQPFVDTSISKTVNVPADYPFDKFQDLYFEAWRRGLKGLATYRPNDTLGAVLSVTPQETPSDSPDPELDLDPLRIAIDHRPRGELPAIIEKVEYLTQAGKKSLYLAVSFIEVTGRIAGEDVTIERPIEFFIPTGQSDESQQWITATMRSLSLAARGGFAARTLQDMRKVSWDRGQVRLGDVERLDGHRSPRWHDSEVAALAYAIQQILYRRGFLDAEGNQVPSRVLARKRSEAAAPLRTLQPEDEQDAPDDVAVAPADPHGLAQMHGRKCATCGANAVIRKDGCDFCTACGEIGACG is encoded by the coding sequence ATGGCCGAAGACAACCCCAGCACCGCTCTCGCTCCGCAGCAGTTTTCCATCGACGTCATGCTCGAAAAGTACGCCAAAGGCGACGAGACGCGCGTCGACGATATCTATCGACGCGTGGCACGCGGCGTCGCGCTCGCGGAACCGCCCGAAGAGCGCGCGAAGATCGAAGCCGAGTTCGTCGACAACTTCAAGCGCGGCGCACTGGGCGCGGGCCGCATCATGAGCGCGGCGGGCGCGGGCATCGATGCCACGCTCATCAACTGCTTCGTGCAGCCGGTCGGCGATGCGATACAAGGTGTCGATGACAACGGTTTGCCCGGCATCTACGTCGCGCTGTTGCAGGCTGCCGAGACCATGCGGCGAGGCGGCGGCGTGGGGTATAACTTTTCGGCAATCCGCCCGCGCGGCGCGCGCGTGCATTCGACAGGATCGGCGGCGTCAGGGCCGTGCAGCTACATGGACGTATTCGATGCCTCGTGCCGCACCGTGGAAAGCGCCGGCTCGCGTCGCGGCGCGCAGATGGGCATTCTCGACTGCACGCATCCGGACCTGCTCGAATTCATCGCGGCCAAGCACACGAAAGGGCGCTGGAACAACTTCAATGTGTCGGTGGCGGTCACGGACGAATTCATGCAGGCCGTCGCCGATGACGCCATCTGGCAACTCGTGCACAAGGCGGAGCCGTCGCCGGCGCAACGGGCATCGGCCGATATCCGGCAGCGTGAAGATGGCTTGTGGGTGTATCGCGAAGTGCGGGCCCGCGAGGTCTGGGACACGATCATGCGTTCTACTTACGATGTTGCGGAGCCGGGCGTCGTCTTTATTTCGCGCATGAACGATGACAACAACCTGCGCTCGCTCGAAGCCATTCGCGCGACCAATCCGTGCGGCGAGCAGCCGCTTCCGGCGTATGGCTGCTGCAATCTCGGGCCGCTCAATCTCACGCGCTTCGTGTCCGAGCCGTTCGCGCAGATGCGTGGCGGCGCGCCGCGCTTCGATTGGGACGGCCTCGCGCGGACGACGCGCACGCAAGTCCGCTTTCTCGACGACGTGCTCGACGTAACCCTCTGGCCGCTGCCGGAACAGGCGCGCGAAGCTCAGGCGAAGCGGCGCATCGGCGTGGGCTTCACGGGGCTCGGCGATACGCTCGTCATGCTCGGCTTGCGATACGACTCGCAGGAAGGACGCGACTTCGCGGCGCGCATCGGGCGCACCATGCGCGACGAGGCGTATCGCGCGTCCGTCCAACTGGCGCGCGAGCGCGGCGCTTTTCCGCTCTTCGACGCGCGGCGATATCTGGAAGAGGGCACGTTCGCATCGCGCCTGCCCGATGACATCACGAGCGCAATTCGCGCTCACGGCATCCGCAATAGCCATCTGCTTTCCATCGCGCCGACGGGCACGGTGAGCCTCGCGTTCGCGGACAACGCGTCGAACGGCATCGAGCCCGCGTTCTCGTGGACGTATCAACGCACCAAGCGCATGGCGGACGGCTCGCGACAGAGCTTCGCAGTGGAAGACCACGCGTACCGGCTTTATCGCGAGATGGGCGGCGACGTGAACGCGCTGCCCGATTACTTCGTGAGCGCGCTCGACATGTCCGCACACGATCACCTCGAAATGATGGCGGCGGTGCAGCCTTTCGTGGACACGTCCATTTCGAAGACGGTGAACGTGCCGGCCGACTATCCGTTCGACAAGTTCCAGGACCTTTACTTCGAAGCATGGCGGCGCGGCCTCAAGGGTCTTGCCACTTACCGGCCGAACGATACGCTCGGCGCGGTGCTTTCGGTGACGCCGCAGGAGACGCCGAGCGATTCGCCCGATCCCGAACTCGACCTCGATCCGCTGCGCATCGCGATCGACCATCGGCCGCGCGGCGAATTGCCTGCCATCATCGAAAAGGTCGAATATCTGACGCAGGCGGGCAAGAAGTCGCTGTATCTCGCGGTGTCGTTCATCGAAGTGACCGGGCGCATCGCGGGCGAGGACGTGACCATCGAGCGTCCGATTGAATTCTTTATACCGACAGGACAGAGCGACGAATCGCAGCAGTGGATCACGGCGACGATGCGTTCGCTTTCGCTTGCCGCGCGTGGCGGCTTCGCGGCGCGCACGTTGCAGGACATGCGCAAGGTGTCGTGGGACCGGGGACAAGTGCGCCTCGGCGATGTCGAGCGGCTCGACGGTCATCGCAGTCCGCGTTGGCACGACTCCGAAGTCGCGGCGCTGGCTTACGCGATCCAGCAGATTCTGTATCGACGCGGTTTTTTGGATGCAGAAGGCAATCAGGTTCCTTCGCGCGTGCTCGCGCGCAAGCGCAGCGAAGCGGCGGCGCCTTTACGCACCTTGCAGCCCGAAGACGAACAGGACGCGCCCGACGACGTGGCTGTAGCGCCCGCCGATCCGCATGGACTCGCGCAGATGCACGGACGTAAATGCGCGACGTGCGGCGCAAATGCGGTGATTCGCAAGGACGGGTGTGATTTCTGTACCGCTTGTGGGGAGATTGGTGCGTGCGGTTGA
- a CDS encoding UdgX family uracil-DNA binding protein (This protein belongs to the uracil DNA glycosylase superfamily, members of which act in excision repair of DNA. However, it belongs more specifically to UdgX branch, whose founding member was found to bind uracil in DNA (where it does not belong), without cleaving it, appears to promote DNA repair by a pathway involving RecA, rather than base excision.), which yields MATTPQPGVEPDQTPDTLDACHRCALYKDATQAVPGAGPRHAPLMIVGEQPGDQEDLQGKPFVGPAGAMLDRALEEAGVARKEVYVTNAVKHFKWEPRGKRRMHKTPAQREIDACHYWMDRETASIDPKVIVALGATALKSVMRDSKAKLQASMGHPIEHEGRLIVATYHPSYVLRAPDPETRHAAYQAIVDALREAHRLMKHKR from the coding sequence ATGGCGACGACCCCACAGCCCGGCGTAGAGCCCGATCAGACACCGGATACGCTCGACGCCTGTCATCGCTGCGCGCTCTACAAAGACGCAACGCAAGCCGTTCCGGGCGCCGGTCCGCGCCACGCGCCGCTGATGATCGTCGGCGAACAACCGGGCGATCAGGAAGATTTGCAAGGCAAGCCCTTCGTCGGGCCGGCGGGCGCCATGCTGGACCGCGCGCTCGAAGAAGCCGGCGTCGCGCGCAAGGAAGTCTATGTGACGAATGCCGTCAAGCACTTCAAATGGGAACCGCGCGGCAAGCGCCGCATGCACAAGACGCCAGCGCAGCGCGAGATCGACGCGTGCCACTACTGGATGGACCGCGAGACGGCCAGCATCGACCCGAAGGTGATCGTCGCGCTGGGCGCGACCGCGCTCAAGTCGGTGATGCGCGATTCGAAGGCCAAACTGCAAGCGTCGATGGGGCACCCTATCGAGCACGAGGGGCGCCTGATCGTTGCCACGTATCACCCGTCGTATGTATTGCGCGCGCCCGATCCCGAGACGCGCCATGCCGCTTATCAGGCTATCGTCGATGCGCTGCGGGAAGCGCATCGGCTGATGAAACATAAACGTTGA
- the pqqA gene encoding pyrroloquinoline quinone precursor peptide PqqA, which yields MKWETPSFTDMRFGFEITMYIATR from the coding sequence ATGAAGTGGGAAACCCCTAGCTTCACCGATATGCGCTTTGGCTTTGAAATCACGATGTACATTGCCACGCGTTGA
- a CDS encoding DJ-1/PfpI family protein: MTLHIGLLLSPGVQQLDMTGPYDVFAHMPGAEVHLIWKTREPVRSTAGMVLTPDTTFDDCPALDVLCVPGGGGVGALMEDDETLAFLRRQASGARYVTSVCTGALVLGAAGLLRGKRATTHWAYHALLAELGATPVRERVVRDGNVLTGGGITAGIDFALTLAAELIGEQGAQAIQLAMEYAPAPPFDAGDPDRASADVVDIVRQHEAASLAARREITQRIAQRLNANA, encoded by the coding sequence ATGACCTTGCACATCGGCCTGTTGCTGTCTCCGGGCGTGCAGCAACTCGACATGACCGGCCCCTACGACGTCTTCGCGCACATGCCCGGCGCCGAGGTTCACCTGATCTGGAAGACGCGCGAGCCGGTGCGATCGACGGCGGGCATGGTGCTCACGCCGGACACGACATTCGACGACTGCCCCGCGCTCGACGTGCTGTGCGTGCCCGGCGGCGGGGGCGTCGGCGCGCTGATGGAGGACGACGAGACGCTCGCGTTCTTGCGCCGGCAAGCGTCGGGCGCGCGCTATGTGACGTCCGTCTGCACGGGGGCGCTCGTGCTCGGCGCGGCCGGGTTGCTGCGCGGCAAGCGCGCGACGACGCATTGGGCGTATCACGCGCTGCTCGCCGAACTCGGCGCGACTCCGGTGCGCGAGCGCGTCGTGCGCGACGGCAACGTGCTCACGGGCGGGGGCATTACGGCGGGCATCGATTTCGCGTTGACGCTCGCGGCGGAACTCATCGGCGAGCAGGGCGCGCAGGCAATCCAGCTCGCGATGGAATACGCGCCCGCACCGCCTTTCGATGCAGGCGATCCCGACCGCGCGAGCGCCGATGTTGTCGACATAGTGCGGCAGCACGAGGCTGCGTCGCTGGCGGCGCGGCGTGAAATCACGCAGCGCATCGCGCAACGGCTCAATGCGAACGCGTGA
- the mobB gene encoding molybdopterin-guanine dinucleotide biosynthesis protein B yields the protein MNSSHPPLFGIAGRSGQGKTTLIEALLPWFRAQGLTVNVIKHSHHSIELEPPGKDSARFRRAGASEVLIASPYRYAILHELSDEPEPPLAALAARLSHADFVIVEGFAREAMPRLEVVRPSTGKDPLYLTDVEMLAIATDDAAAIESALPVLALDDIERIGAFVCATLGIALPR from the coding sequence ATGAATTCGTCGCACCCGCCGCTTTTCGGCATCGCCGGGCGCTCCGGCCAAGGCAAGACCACACTGATCGAAGCCCTGCTGCCGTGGTTTCGCGCGCAAGGGCTCACGGTCAACGTCATCAAGCACAGTCATCATTCCATCGAGCTGGAGCCGCCGGGCAAGGACAGTGCGCGCTTTCGTCGCGCGGGCGCGAGTGAAGTGCTGATCGCGTCGCCGTATCGCTATGCCATCTTGCACGAACTCAGCGATGAACCCGAGCCGCCGCTCGCGGCCCTTGCCGCGCGCCTTTCGCACGCCGACTTCGTGATCGTGGAAGGTTTCGCGCGCGAAGCCATGCCACGGCTTGAAGTCGTGCGGCCGTCGACGGGCAAGGACCCGCTCTATCTGACCGATGTGGAGATGCTCGCCATCGCAACGGACGACGCCGCCGCCATCGAATCGGCATTGCCGGTGCTCGCCCTCGATGACATCGAGCGTATCGGCGCGTTCGTTTGCGCGACGCTCGGCATTGCGCTGCCTCGCTAA
- a CDS encoding cupin domain-containing protein, translating to MPAPLDAKALITRLGLQPHPEGGYFRETYRAEQRVTRDGASGTRSASTAIYYLLCEGAHSAWHRIRSDEVWHFHAGDPLLVHVLDAHGALTTHRLGDMTQHADTVFQAVVAAGDWFAAECSIASGASLFGCTVAPGFEFSEFELARSDELAARYPQHRELIERLA from the coding sequence ATGCCCGCACCGCTCGATGCCAAAGCCCTCATCACGCGCCTCGGCCTGCAGCCGCATCCCGAAGGCGGCTACTTTCGCGAGACGTATCGCGCAGAGCAGCGCGTGACCCGCGACGGCGCGAGCGGAACGCGTTCGGCATCGACGGCAATCTACTATCTGCTATGCGAAGGCGCGCATTCGGCGTGGCATCGCATTCGCTCCGACGAAGTCTGGCACTTTCATGCGGGCGATCCGCTCCTCGTGCATGTGCTCGATGCGCACGGCGCGCTCACCACGCACCGGCTCGGCGACATGACGCAGCATGCCGACACGGTGTTTCAGGCTGTCGTCGCAGCGGGCGACTGGTTCGCCGCCGAATGCAGCATCGCGTCGGGCGCGTCGCTCTTCGGGTGCACGGTCGCGCCGGGTTTCGAATTCAGCGAGTTCGAGCTTGCCCGTAGCGATGAACTCGCGGCGCGTTATCCGCAGCATCGCGAGTTGATCGAACGGCTCGCTTAG
- a CDS encoding EAL domain-containing protein, whose amino-acid sequence MTVFSAYNAPVSTPGAPGTDVSDADPIEALLRDAAATGCGQAWAWYRAGEQLHLAQRGDAPLVWPRSIPEERLEGLCAAHGWHRWPTGRGEGVLGWLLAPLAQRDDAHLAELARRLGERVQSDALARAQLTQRVLYEIAYLASSVPDRAGFLRCVHERLGTLIDAENFYLALYDRKTGKITYPYYVDVIDKDVVEADNFDILDPDHLSMTGRVLTSGKPLFVTTADITAAEREGRFYCLGDRPEFWMGAPLKNASDEVFGMLAMQVYDVSRIYTAEDRALFLVVARHVAMALDRILHRADLEEKVARRTSELSQLNAALRHGIAERERSEHLQAALYQIAELSSRPGDTMEFFRSLHGIVGELLYARNFYIALYEKETDEVSFPYYVDEIVHERPDPRRGRRGLTEYVIRERRPRLIDHQEAVRLISEGAFEADSDSVRLRSWLGIPLFDGDDVRGVLAVQSYSPLVRYSLRDQELLTFVSRHIDTALSRRRDAEALHAANLELEARVQARTRELDEVNARLVHENSHDALTGLPNRSYLMQRLQGAWNNYRTRGHDLSVMFIDLDRFKVVNDSLGHHFGDMLLVQAAARLGACVRASDLLARLGGDEFAILSPNAVIQDAVAIAKRILAAFDLPFHIEEHVVFSSCSIGIVSADSQFHTEPADLLRDADTAMYRVKNAGRDSFVVFNQELRRQVSDQVEREGALRNAMKRDDELLPYFQPIVDVKSGEVVALEALIRWRQSDGRIVGPGEFLPAVEGLRLIGRLDLYMLERVAAILSNERFMHWPPVHVNCSSYSMTRPEFADDVLALLRRYRVSPSRVCLELTEGALVAEPDLARRTMQRLADNGMSVVLDDFGSGFSSLSYVHQYQFSGLKIDKSFILELTRSPRSRAIVRAIVRMAESLDLTLVAEGVEDAATLAVLRDMGAAQAQGYFFDKPLPLEALTRESLAPRSTTHSLL is encoded by the coding sequence ATGACTGTGTTTTCCGCGTACAACGCGCCCGTTTCGACGCCCGGCGCGCCCGGAACCGACGTGTCCGATGCCGACCCGATCGAGGCCTTGCTGCGCGACGCCGCCGCGACGGGCTGCGGGCAGGCGTGGGCGTGGTATCGCGCGGGTGAGCAATTGCATCTCGCGCAGCGCGGCGATGCCCCGCTCGTCTGGCCGCGCAGCATCCCCGAGGAGCGTCTGGAGGGCTTGTGCGCCGCGCATGGCTGGCACCGCTGGCCGACAGGCCGTGGCGAAGGCGTGCTCGGCTGGCTGCTCGCGCCGCTCGCGCAACGCGACGACGCGCATCTCGCCGAGCTTGCGCGGCGTCTGGGCGAGCGCGTGCAGTCCGACGCCCTCGCTCGCGCGCAGCTCACGCAGCGCGTGCTGTACGAAATCGCCTATCTGGCGAGTTCGGTGCCGGACCGCGCCGGGTTTCTGCGCTGCGTGCACGAGCGCCTCGGCACGCTGATCGACGCGGAAAATTTCTATCTCGCGCTGTACGACCGCAAGACCGGCAAGATCACGTACCCGTATTACGTGGACGTGATCGACAAGGACGTCGTCGAAGCCGACAACTTCGATATTCTCGACCCCGATCACCTCTCGATGACAGGCCGCGTGCTGACGAGCGGCAAGCCGCTTTTCGTGACCACGGCGGACATCACGGCGGCAGAGCGCGAGGGCCGCTTCTACTGCCTCGGCGACCGCCCCGAGTTCTGGATGGGCGCGCCGCTGAAGAATGCATCCGACGAAGTGTTCGGCATGCTCGCGATGCAGGTCTACGACGTGTCGCGCATCTACACGGCGGAGGACCGCGCGCTCTTTCTCGTGGTGGCGCGGCATGTCGCGATGGCGCTCGACCGCATCCTGCATCGCGCGGATCTCGAAGAAAAGGTCGCGCGCCGCACGTCCGAACTGTCGCAATTGAACGCCGCGCTGCGCCACGGCATTGCGGAGCGCGAGCGCTCCGAGCATCTGCAGGCGGCGCTGTATCAGATCGCGGAACTGTCGAGCCGGCCGGGCGACACGATGGAGTTCTTTCGCAGTCTGCACGGCATCGTCGGCGAGCTGCTCTATGCGCGCAACTTCTATATCGCGCTGTACGAAAAGGAAACCGACGAGGTGTCGTTCCCGTATTACGTGGACGAGATCGTGCACGAGCGCCCCGATCCGCGACGCGGCCGGCGCGGGTTGACGGAATACGTGATCCGCGAGCGCCGCCCGCGGCTGATCGACCATCAGGAAGCGGTGCGGCTCATCAGCGAGGGCGCGTTCGAGGCGGACAGCGATTCGGTGCGGCTGCGTTCGTGGCTCGGCATTCCCCTTTTCGACGGCGATGACGTGCGCGGCGTGCTGGCCGTGCAAAGCTATTCGCCGCTCGTCCGTTACTCGCTGCGCGATCAGGAACTGCTGACGTTCGTGTCGCGCCATATCGACACGGCCCTCTCGCGCCGTCGCGACGCGGAAGCGTTGCACGCAGCCAATCTCGAACTCGAAGCGCGCGTGCAGGCGCGCACGCGCGAACTCGACGAAGTGAATGCGCGCCTCGTTCACGAGAATTCGCATGACGCGCTCACGGGCTTGCCTAACCGAAGCTATCTGATGCAGCGGCTGCAAGGCGCATGGAATAACTATCGGACGCGCGGCCACGATCTTTCGGTGATGTTCATCGACCTGGACCGCTTCAAGGTGGTGAACGACAGCCTCGGTCATCATTTCGGCGACATGCTGCTCGTGCAGGCCGCCGCGCGCCTCGGCGCCTGCGTGCGCGCCTCGGATTTGCTCGCGCGTCTCGGCGGCGACGAGTTCGCCATTCTTTCGCCGAACGCGGTCATTCAGGATGCCGTCGCTATCGCGAAGCGCATCCTCGCGGCCTTCGATCTGCCGTTTCATATCGAAGAGCACGTGGTGTTTTCATCGTGCAGTATCGGCATCGTCAGCGCGGACAGTCAGTTTCATACCGAGCCGGCCGATCTGTTGCGCGACGCCGATACCGCGATGTATCGCGTGAAAAACGCGGGACGCGACAGCTTCGTCGTGTTCAACCAAGAATTGCGCCGGCAAGTGTCCGATCAGGTCGAGCGCGAAGGCGCGTTGCGCAATGCAATGAAACGCGACGATGAATTGCTGCCCTACTTCCAGCCGATCGTCGATGTGAAGAGCGGTGAAGTGGTGGCGCTCGAAGCGCTGATTCGCTGGCGGCAGTCGGATGGGCGCATCGTGGGGCCGGGGGAATTCCTGCCTGCGGTGGAAGGGCTGCGGCTCATCGGCCGACTCGATCTCTACATGCTCGAACGCGTCGCGGCCATTCTCTCGAACGAGCGTTTCATGCACTGGCCGCCCGTCCACGTGAATTGTTCGAGCTACAGCATGACGCGTCCCGAATTCGCCGACGACGTGCTCGCGCTATTGCGGCGCTATCGCGTGTCGCCGTCGCGCGTGTGCCTCGAACTGACCGAAGGCGCGCTCGTCGCCGAACCGGATCTCGCGCGGCGCACCATGCAGCGGCTGGCGGATAACGGCATGTCCGTCGTGCTCGACGATTTCGGCTCGGGGTTTTCGTCGCTCAGTTACGTGCACCAGTATCAATTCAGCGGCCTGAAGATCGACAAGTCCTTCATCCTCGAACTGACGCGCAGCCCGCGCAGCCGCGCTATCGTGCGGGCGATCGTGCGCATGGCCGAATCACTCGACCTCACGCTCGTCGCCGAAGGCGTCGAAGATGCGGCGACGCTTGCGGTCCTGCGCGACATGGGCGCCGCGCAGGCGCAGGGCTATTTCTTCGACAAGCCATTGCCGCTCGAAGCCTTGACGCGCGAATCGCTTGCGCCCCGCTCGACGACGCACTCACTGCTCTGA
- a CDS encoding ABC transporter substrate-binding protein, with translation MTLSSTLLQAIAPTGVLRASLNLGNPILAHRDAEGEPGGVSVDLARELASQLGVDVAFAAFDTAAKSVETVTNEAADIGFFAIDPSRGAGIAFTAPYVLIEGFYLVRNDSPLARNDEVDRPDNRIVVGKGSAYDLFLTREIRHAQIVRAASSQAVVETFLRDGLEVAAGVKQQLEADAARTPGLRLLNERFMVIQQAMGLPKSRGEAAADMLREFVEDVKRSGFVGEALARHGIKGASVAPAASV, from the coding sequence ATGACTCTTTCTTCGACCTTGCTGCAAGCCATCGCGCCGACAGGCGTGCTGCGCGCATCCCTCAATCTGGGCAATCCCATTCTTGCGCACCGCGATGCCGAAGGCGAGCCCGGCGGCGTATCGGTCGATCTCGCGCGGGAACTGGCGTCGCAGCTCGGCGTGGACGTCGCGTTCGCGGCTTTCGACACCGCAGCGAAGTCGGTGGAGACCGTCACGAACGAAGCGGCCGATATCGGCTTCTTCGCGATCGATCCCTCGCGCGGCGCGGGCATCGCCTTCACTGCGCCTTACGTGTTGATCGAAGGCTTCTATCTCGTGCGCAACGACTCGCCCCTCGCGCGCAACGACGAAGTGGACCGCCCAGACAATCGCATCGTGGTCGGCAAGGGCAGCGCGTATGACCTCTTTCTCACGCGCGAGATCAGGCATGCGCAGATCGTTCGCGCGGCGTCGTCGCAAGCGGTCGTCGAGACCTTTCTGCGCGACGGGCTGGAGGTCGCAGCGGGCGTCAAGCAGCAACTCGAAGCCGATGCCGCGCGCACGCCCGGCTTGCGTCTGTTGAACGAACGCTTCATGGTGATTCAGCAGGCGATGGGGCTGCCGAAATCGCGCGGCGAAGCAGCCGCCGACATGCTGCGCGAATTCGTCGAAGACGTGAAGCGTTCCGGTTTCGTCGGCGAAGCACTGGCGCGGCACGGGATCAAGGGCGCATCCGTGGCGCCGGCCGCGAGCGTGTGA